One Kushneria konosiri genomic window, CCTTTGGCAGCATGTCCGGCGGTGTCATTTTCGGGACGCTGTTTTTCGTGCTGCTGGTCTTTGCCGCCTGGACCTCGGCGATCTCGCTGCTGGAGCCGATCGTGGAATGGCTCGAGGAGAAAACACCCCTGAGTCGTCTGCAGTCGGCGCTGGTGGCCGGGGCCGCGACCTGGCTTCTGGGCATCGCCACGGTGCTGTCGTTCAACGACTGGTCGGCCTTGACGTTCTTTGGCATGACGGTGTTCGATCTGCTCGACTATGTGACCAGCAAGATCATGCTGCCGCTGACCGGTCTGGCTACCATCGTGTTCGTGGGCTGGTTCATGGGACGCGATGAAGTGCGCGCCCAGCTCAACATGAGCGGTATGGCCTTTGCCTGGTGGCGCTTCTCGGCGCGCTTTATCGCCCCGATCGGGGTGGCCATTGTGTTCGTTTATAACCTGATCCATTAACGCAGGATCCGGACACTCGGCGGGCGCCTCTGGCGCCCGCTTTTTTATGCCTGAAAAAAGGCAGTAGAGAAGTATGGTGCCCTCGATTGACCACAGCGTTATCCACTGTCAACAAAAATTGTGGATAACTCTGTGGGAAAGGTGCACAACTCCTGTTCAAGCGAATGAATGCGTGCCAAAAATGGCGCTATTCGTCGCGTTTGAGCAGAAAGTGCTCTGTCAGAATGGACCGGTCAATATCGGCAGCCGTGACGCTGGCTGAAGGCAATCCATCGGTCGCCGTCGTCACACGCTGCACGCACATGGATGTTTTTTCATGACCAGCAGTCAATCCGGCAGCACTGACCGTTCCTCCCAGCCGCCCTCCGGCCGCACGGCCGGCGTTCCCGGCAATCCCTCGACGGTGATCGGCATCGTGGTCAGCATGCTGCTGCTCATTGTTGTGGTGCTGTTTACCGCCCAGTCGCCCCTGAGCTTTTTCAATCTGGCCGGTCTTTTGATCGTGCTGACCGGGACGCTGGCCGCCACCATGATCAGCTATCCGATGCGCGAGATCCGCCGCGTGGTCGCGCTGGTGAGCAGCATCTTTCGCCGTGAACCCGATTTTATTCGCGAGGATATTGATGAGCTGGTGGCGCTGGCCCGGGAGTGGATGCATGGCGATGCCCGTGCGGTCGAGCGGGCGCTTGAAAATACCCGCAACCCGTTTCTGCGTACCGGCATCAGCCTAGTCATCGATAACGTGCGTGAAGAGGAAATCCTCGATCTTCTGCGCTGGCGCATCACGCGTTTGCGCGCCAGAGAGCTGGCCGAGGCGCAGATCTTTCGCACCATGGCCACCTACGCGCCGGCCTTTGGCATGCTGGGTACCCTGGTCGGTCTGATCAACATGCTGGAGGTGATTCAAAACGGCGACCTGGCCGTGATCGGCCCGCGCATGGGCGTGGCGCTGCTGTCGACCTTCTATGGCATTTTGCTGGCCAATCTGCTGTTCAAGCCGATTGCGGTCAAGCTGGAGCGTCGTACCGAGGATCGCCTCATTGCGATGAACATGGTGCTGGAAGGTGTTTCGATGATTTCGCGTCGCCGCCTGCCCTCCTTTATCGAGGCCACGCTCAACTCCTTTATCAGCGAGGCTCATGACGAGCTGGGCGAGCGCCCCCTGTCACGTGAATCGGAAGACAGTGGAGGCCGCACACCGTGATGGATCACCGTTCGTCGAGCGCCTCCGGTCAGGCCCGTAAGGCCGCCCGCGAGCTGGTCCTGACGGCCGATAGAGGCGATGAAAATGATGGCTGGATGCTCAGCTATCTGGATCTTCTGACCCTGCTGCTGGTGCTGTTCGTACTGCTTCTGGCCATGCGTGGCGTGATACCAGAGAAGGATCCAACGATCACACCCTCGCCGACGGCGGCTTCCGGAACTGCCGTGGTCATGGTGTCGCCGCTGACGCTTGCAGCGATACCGCGACGGTCACCAGTGCAGACCGTGCCGGTCAACGCCACCGGCGTGTTGCCCTGGCTTGCGGCCTCCCCTGCAGCGCCCACGCCCTGGCAGATGCTGCCGGCAGCGACCCCGGTAGAGAAGACGCTCCTGCCCCGGCGACCGGCACGCGTGGACGTACAGGCCGCCCTGGCGGTCATGATCCCGTTGATGGATCGGATCGCGCCGACGGATGAGGCGCCGGCGTCTTCGAGCGAGGTCATGGCCATGGATCATCGGCTGACCGGCATCGAGGGGGTTCAGGTCACCCGCGAACGCGAGCGCACCATTTTGCGCATTGAGGACCGGCTGCTCTTTCCCAGTGCCGATGTCGATATCAGCGGCCAGGGCAGCGTACTGCTGGATCGTCTCCTGCCGGCACTCAGGGATTTCAACGGTGAAATTTCGGTGGAAGGTCACACGGACAGTCGGACCATCTCGACGGACCGATTCCCGTCAAACTGGGAGCTCTCCGCAGGCCGCGCCACGGCCGTGCTGCGCTATCTGAGCCGCAATGGCATCA contains:
- a CDS encoding motility protein A, translated to MLLLIVVVLFTAQSPLSFFNLAGLLIVLTGTLAATMISYPMREIRRVVALVSSIFRREPDFIREDIDELVALAREWMHGDARAVERALENTRNPFLRTGISLVIDNVREEEILDLLRWRITRLRARELAEAQIFRTMATYAPAFGMLGTLVGLINMLEVIQNGDLAVIGPRMGVALLSTFYGILLANLLFKPIAVKLERRTEDRLIAMNMVLEGVSMISRRRLPSFIEATLNSFISEAHDELGERPLSRESEDSGGRTP
- a CDS encoding OmpA/MotB family protein, with the protein product MDHRSSSASGQARKAARELVLTADRGDENDGWMLSYLDLLTLLLVLFVLLLAMRGVIPEKDPTITPSPTAASGTAVVMVSPLTLAAIPRRSPVQTVPVNATGVLPWLAASPAAPTPWQMLPAATPVEKTLLPRRPARVDVQAALAVMIPLMDRIAPTDEAPASSSEVMAMDHRLTGIEGVQVTRERERTILRIEDRLLFPSADVDISGQGSVLLDRLLPALRDFNGEISVEGHTDSRTISTDRFPSNWELSAGRATAVLRYLSRNGIKASQLRAIGYGPTRPLAANNTETGRAQNRRVELVLSPAATRSTTP